From Streptomyces sp. TLI_105, the proteins below share one genomic window:
- the cobN gene encoding cobaltochelatase subunit CobN produces MLLLLSHSDTDLLSARAAGGPVEYRFANPSRLPLADLPALLDGADLVVVRLLGGVRSWQEGLDAVLAAGKPVVVLSGEQAPDAQLMEASTVPVGVATEAHAYLAHGGPGNLEQLARFLSDTVLLTGHGFEAPAAAPTWGPLDRVAKNETGPTIAVLYYRAHHMSGNTAFVDALCGAIEDAGARALPLYVASLRAPEAELISVLRGADAIVTTVLAAGGTKPAEAQAGGDEEAWDAGALAALDVPILQALCLTGSRSAWEENDEGLSPLDAASQVAVPEFDGRLITVPFSFKEIDEDGLPAYVADAERAARVAGIAVRHARLRHIPNAEKKLALVLSAYPTKHSRIGNAVGLDTPASAVALLRRLIAEGYDFGPEAELPGLVSGDGDELIYALIEAGGHDQDWLTEEQLAKNPVRIPAADYKRWYATLPAELREQVEEHWGPAPGEMFLDRSRTAEGDPDGDIVLAALRRGNLLVLIQPPRGFGENPIAIYHDPDLPPSHHYLAAYRWIAARAEDGGFGADAMVHLGKHGNLEWLPGKNAGLSAACGPDAALGDIPLIYPFLVNDPGEGTQAKRRVHATLVDHLVPPMARADSYGDIARLEQLLDEYAQISSMDPAKLPAIRAQIWTLIQAAKLDHDLGLEERPEDDGFDDFLLHVDGWLCEVKDAQIRDGLHVLGGAPEGEARVNLVLSILRARQIWGGTQALPGLREALGLDESAATRTTADEAEAKARELVEAMEAADWAVDAIDTVAAAYGPEVREVLSFAALQVVPRLAATTDELAHAVHALNGGFVPAGPSGSPLRGLVNVLPTGRNFYSVDPKAVPSRLAWETGQALADSLLERYRADNGEWPTSVGLSLWGTSAMRTAGDDVAEALALLGVRPLWDEASRRVNGLEPIPLAELGRPRVDVTLRISGFFRDAFPHVIGLLDDAVRLVASLDESASDNYVRAHTQADLAEHGDERRATTRIFGSRPGTYGAGILQLIDSRDWRTDADLAEVYTVWGGYAYGRGLEGRPARTEMETAYKRIAVAAKNTDTREHDIADSDDYFQYHGGMVATVRALTGTAPEAYIGDSTRPETVRTRTLVEETSRVFRARVVNPRWIEAMRRHGYKGAFELAATVDYLFGYDATTGVVADWMYDKLTQEYVLDPENQAFLKEANPWALHGIAERLLEAESRGMWEKPDPETLAALRRVFLETEGDLESDE; encoded by the coding sequence ATGCTCCTGCTGCTGTCGCACTCCGACACCGACCTGCTCAGCGCCCGCGCGGCCGGAGGGCCGGTGGAGTACCGCTTCGCCAACCCCTCCCGCCTCCCGCTCGCCGACCTCCCGGCCCTCCTCGACGGCGCCGACCTGGTCGTCGTCCGCCTCCTCGGCGGCGTCCGCTCCTGGCAGGAGGGCCTGGACGCGGTCCTCGCCGCCGGGAAGCCGGTCGTCGTCCTCAGCGGCGAGCAGGCCCCCGACGCCCAGCTCATGGAGGCCTCCACCGTCCCCGTCGGCGTCGCCACCGAGGCCCACGCCTATCTGGCGCACGGCGGCCCCGGGAACCTGGAGCAGCTGGCCCGCTTCCTCTCCGACACCGTCCTGCTCACCGGCCACGGCTTCGAGGCCCCGGCCGCCGCCCCCACCTGGGGCCCGCTCGACCGGGTCGCGAAGAACGAGACCGGTCCGACGATCGCCGTGCTCTACTACCGCGCCCACCACATGAGCGGGAACACCGCCTTCGTCGACGCCCTCTGCGGGGCGATCGAGGACGCCGGCGCCCGCGCCCTCCCGCTGTACGTGGCGTCCCTGCGCGCCCCCGAGGCGGAGCTGATCTCCGTCCTGCGGGGGGCCGACGCGATCGTCACGACCGTCCTCGCCGCCGGTGGTACGAAGCCCGCCGAGGCGCAGGCCGGCGGCGACGAGGAGGCCTGGGACGCGGGCGCGCTCGCCGCGCTCGACGTGCCGATCCTCCAGGCCCTGTGCCTGACCGGCTCGCGGTCCGCGTGGGAGGAGAACGACGAGGGCCTCTCCCCGCTGGACGCCGCCAGCCAGGTCGCCGTGCCCGAGTTCGACGGCCGCCTCATCACCGTCCCCTTCTCCTTCAAGGAGATCGACGAGGACGGCCTGCCCGCGTACGTCGCCGACGCCGAGCGCGCCGCCCGCGTCGCCGGGATCGCCGTCCGGCACGCCCGGCTCCGCCACATCCCGAACGCCGAGAAGAAGCTGGCGCTCGTCCTCTCCGCGTACCCGACGAAGCACTCCCGCATCGGCAACGCCGTCGGCCTCGACACCCCCGCCTCCGCCGTCGCCCTGCTCCGCCGCCTGATCGCCGAGGGGTACGACTTCGGGCCCGAGGCCGAGCTGCCCGGCCTGGTCTCCGGCGACGGCGACGAGCTCATCTACGCCCTCATCGAGGCCGGTGGCCACGACCAGGACTGGCTGACCGAGGAGCAGCTTGCGAAGAACCCGGTCCGCATCCCGGCCGCCGACTACAAGCGCTGGTACGCCACCCTGCCCGCCGAGCTCCGCGAGCAGGTGGAGGAGCACTGGGGCCCGGCACCCGGCGAGATGTTCCTCGACCGCTCCCGTACCGCCGAGGGCGACCCAGACGGCGACATCGTCCTCGCCGCCCTGCGGCGCGGGAACCTCCTGGTCCTCATCCAGCCGCCGCGCGGCTTCGGCGAGAACCCGATCGCGATCTACCACGACCCCGATCTCCCGCCGTCCCACCACTATCTGGCCGCCTACCGCTGGATCGCCGCCCGCGCCGAGGACGGCGGATTCGGCGCCGACGCCATGGTCCACCTCGGCAAGCACGGCAACCTGGAGTGGCTGCCCGGCAAGAACGCCGGCCTGTCCGCCGCCTGCGGCCCCGACGCGGCCCTCGGCGACATCCCGCTGATCTACCCGTTCCTCGTCAACGACCCGGGCGAGGGCACCCAGGCCAAGCGGCGCGTCCACGCCACCCTCGTCGACCACCTGGTGCCGCCGATGGCCCGCGCCGACTCGTACGGCGACATCGCGCGCCTGGAGCAGCTCCTCGACGAGTACGCGCAGATCTCCTCCATGGACCCGGCGAAGCTGCCCGCGATCCGCGCCCAGATCTGGACCCTGATCCAGGCCGCCAAGCTCGACCACGACCTGGGGCTCGAAGAGCGGCCCGAGGACGACGGCTTCGACGACTTCCTGCTGCACGTCGACGGCTGGCTGTGCGAGGTCAAGGACGCCCAGATCCGCGACGGCCTGCACGTCCTCGGCGGCGCGCCGGAGGGCGAGGCCCGGGTCAACCTGGTCCTCTCCATCCTCCGCGCCCGCCAGATCTGGGGCGGCACGCAGGCGCTGCCCGGCCTGCGCGAGGCCCTCGGCCTGGACGAGTCGGCCGCGACCCGTACCACCGCCGACGAGGCGGAGGCGAAGGCGCGCGAGCTGGTCGAGGCGATGGAGGCCGCCGACTGGGCGGTGGACGCGATCGACACGGTCGCCGCCGCGTACGGCCCCGAGGTCCGCGAGGTGCTGTCCTTCGCCGCGCTCCAGGTCGTGCCGCGCCTCGCCGCCACCACCGACGAGCTGGCCCACGCCGTGCACGCCCTGAACGGCGGCTTCGTCCCGGCCGGCCCGTCCGGCTCCCCGCTCCGGGGCCTGGTCAACGTCCTGCCGACCGGCCGCAACTTCTACTCGGTCGACCCGAAGGCCGTGCCGTCCCGGCTCGCCTGGGAGACCGGCCAGGCGCTCGCCGACTCGCTCCTGGAGCGCTACCGCGCCGACAACGGCGAGTGGCCGACCTCCGTCGGTCTCTCCCTCTGGGGCACCAGCGCGATGCGCACCGCCGGCGACGACGTCGCCGAGGCGCTCGCCCTCCTCGGCGTCCGCCCGCTGTGGGACGAGGCCTCCCGCCGGGTCAACGGCCTGGAGCCCATCCCGCTCGCCGAGCTCGGCCGCCCGCGCGTCGACGTGACGCTGCGCATCTCGGGCTTCTTCCGCGACGCGTTCCCGCACGTCATCGGCCTCCTCGACGACGCCGTACGGCTCGTCGCGTCCCTGGACGAGTCGGCTTCGGACAACTACGTCCGCGCCCACACGCAGGCCGACCTCGCCGAGCACGGCGACGAACGGCGCGCCACCACCCGCATCTTCGGCTCCCGCCCCGGCACATACGGCGCGGGCATCCTCCAGCTGATCGACTCGCGCGACTGGCGCACGGACGCGGACCTCGCCGAGGTGTACACGGTGTGGGGCGGGTACGCGTACGGGCGCGGGCTCGAAGGCCGCCCCGCGCGCACCGAGATGGAGACCGCGTACAAGCGGATCGCGGTCGCCGCGAAGAACACGGACACGCGCGAGCACGACATCGCCGACTCCGACGACTACTTCCAGTACCACGGCGGCATGGTCGCGACCGTCCGCGCGCTCACCGGCACCGCCCCCGAGGCGTACATCGGCGACTCGACCCGCCCCGAGACCGTCCGCACCCGGACCCTGGTCGAGGAGACCTCCCGGGTCTTCCGCGCCCGCGTGGTCAACCCGCGCTGGATCGAGGCGATGCGTCGCCACGGCTACAAGGGTGCGTTCGAACTGGCGGCGACCGTCGACTACCTCTTCGGGTACGACGCGACGACCGGTGTCGTCGCCGACTGGATGTACGACAAGCTCACCCAGGAGTACGTCCTCGACCCGGAGAACCAGGCCTTCCTCAAGGAGGCCAACCCGTGGGCCCTGCACGGCATCGCGGAGCGGCTCCTGGAGGCCGAGTCCCGCGGCATGTGGGAGAAGCCGGACCCGGAGACGCTGGCGGCGCTGCGGCGGGTCTTCCTGGAGACGGAGGGCGACTTGGAGTCCGACGAGTAG
- the cobJ gene encoding precorrin-3B C(17)-methyltransferase — MTTVTGKLYGVGLGPGDPNLMTVAAVKAIAEADVIAYHSARHGRSIARSIAAEHIREDHVEERLMYPLTVETTDHPGGYRGALNDFYEEASGRLAAHLDAGRTVAVLAEGDPLFYGSYQHMHKRLADRYDTTVIPGVTSVSAAAARLGEPLCEAEEVLTIIPGTLPEDELTARLAGTDSAVVMKLGRTFPTVKRALERAGRLDDARYVERAFMTGERTEKLTEVDPSSVPYFSVAVLPSRIDQELPVRETGEVTVVGTGPAGAPWLTPESRGALVNADVLVGYTTYLDRVPVLRPGQLRHGSDNKVESERAEFALDLARRGRKVAVVSGGDPGVFAMATAVLEVACEPEYADVPVRVLPGVTAANAAAAAAGAPLGHDYATISLSDRLKPWDVIEARLRAAASADLVIALYNPGSRSRTHQVAAARDLLLELRAPETPVVVARDVGGPEQSVRVLTLKTLDPSEVDMRTLLLIGSSQTRAVERGDGRTITWTPRRYG; from the coding sequence ATGACCACCGTGACCGGCAAGCTCTACGGCGTGGGCCTCGGCCCCGGCGACCCGAACCTGATGACCGTCGCCGCCGTGAAGGCGATCGCCGAGGCCGACGTCATCGCCTACCACTCGGCCCGCCACGGCCGCTCCATAGCCCGCTCCATCGCCGCCGAGCACATCCGCGAGGACCACGTCGAGGAGCGGCTGATGTACCCGCTCACGGTGGAGACCACGGACCACCCGGGCGGCTACCGGGGCGCCCTGAACGACTTCTACGAGGAGGCCTCGGGCCGCCTCGCCGCCCACCTCGACGCCGGCCGCACCGTCGCCGTCCTCGCCGAGGGCGACCCGCTCTTCTACGGCTCGTACCAGCACATGCACAAGCGGCTCGCCGACCGCTACGACACGACCGTCATCCCCGGCGTCACCTCGGTGAGCGCCGCCGCCGCCCGGCTCGGCGAGCCGCTGTGCGAGGCGGAGGAGGTCCTCACGATCATCCCCGGCACCCTGCCGGAGGACGAGCTGACGGCCCGTCTCGCCGGCACCGACTCGGCGGTCGTCATGAAGCTCGGCCGCACCTTCCCCACCGTGAAGCGGGCCCTGGAGCGGGCCGGCCGGCTCGACGACGCGCGGTACGTGGAGCGGGCGTTCATGACGGGCGAGCGGACGGAGAAGCTGACGGAGGTGGACCCCTCCTCGGTCCCGTACTTCTCCGTCGCCGTCCTCCCCTCCCGCATCGACCAGGAGCTCCCCGTACGGGAGACGGGCGAGGTCACCGTCGTCGGCACCGGCCCCGCCGGGGCGCCCTGGCTCACCCCCGAGTCGCGCGGCGCGCTCGTCAACGCCGACGTCCTCGTCGGCTACACCACCTACCTCGACCGGGTGCCGGTGCTGCGCCCCGGACAGCTCCGGCACGGCTCCGACAACAAGGTCGAGTCCGAGCGCGCCGAGTTCGCCCTCGACCTGGCCCGGCGCGGCCGGAAGGTCGCGGTCGTCTCCGGCGGCGACCCGGGCGTCTTCGCCATGGCGACGGCCGTCCTGGAGGTCGCCTGCGAACCGGAGTACGCGGACGTGCCCGTACGGGTCCTCCCCGGGGTGACCGCGGCGAACGCGGCCGCCGCCGCGGCCGGTGCCCCCCTGGGCCACGACTACGCCACGATCTCCCTCTCCGACCGCCTCAAGCCCTGGGACGTCATCGAGGCCCGGCTGCGCGCCGCCGCCTCCGCCGACCTCGTCATCGCCCTCTACAACCCGGGCTCCAGGTCCCGCACCCACCAGGTGGCCGCCGCCCGCGACCTCCTCCTCGAACTCCGCGCCCCCGAGACCCCGGTGGTCGTCGCCCGCGACGTCGGCGGCCCGGAGCAGTCGGTCCGGGTCCTCACCCTCAAGACCCTGGACCCCTCCGAGGTCGACATGCGCACCCTCCTCCTGATCGGCTCCTCGCAGACGCGCGCGGTCGAACGGGGCGACGGCCGCACGATCACGTGGACGCCGCGCCGGTACGGCTGA
- a CDS encoding PA14 domain-containing protein, giving the protein MTRTRLSALAATAALAASGGLLTATPAAAAVACVSPVWKAEYFANSTFSGTPKLTTCDSAIAENYGYGDPTGVTLPVDNFSVRWSVTRDFGSGGPFTFAAETQDGIRVNLDGVRKIDLWKNVSTNQKATVNLTVPAGKHTISVYYAAWTGTANVKFAYAPRTSATVDKVRPLAPSVFYASHDPGLGKTTVYWNANKEMDLAGYSVHRRPSTSTTWTRVSGTALLTTRSYVDNTPPTGQSYVYEVRARDKAGNESAGSNDWTVYTLDRTAPATPTGVTVSTDNNQNTLHWRAAADAVRYEVEAADQPTGPFTVLPSHTGGPITGLSYWDGSAPLGVPRYYRVRAFDAVELPSAYSAVVSGNRIDSTPPPAPTDLRGVAEVDATVLSWDMAGALDVDIAYYGGYRVYRSPGTALDPADLTRVACDPSEVPGSEPIRISCTDQDMAPGSHHTYAVTAVDPVGNESPLSAPITVRSGDRVAPAPVVDLEATPRADGMLLTWKPPADDDVVGYLAYQGVTRADGTIAWSSCSDGTSNPLAMVCSDVPDGQARVYAVIAMDRWTNFLSLYGPDITKVSASELDLRPSVNVTDDWNLSGYLAWSDVTTSAPSLGWGCFQAESCAQITGYRLSRWNPATKAYEPLHTGLLPATNTGFVDRTTVPGQTYFYTFQALRADGTTVATHLLSTVRPALV; this is encoded by the coding sequence ATGACTCGTACCCGGCTGAGCGCGCTGGCCGCCACGGCCGCCCTCGCCGCCTCCGGCGGCCTGCTGACCGCCACCCCGGCCGCCGCGGCGGTCGCCTGCGTGTCCCCCGTGTGGAAGGCGGAGTACTTCGCCAACTCCACGTTCAGCGGCACACCGAAGCTGACCACCTGCGACAGCGCCATCGCCGAGAACTACGGCTACGGAGACCCGACCGGCGTCACCCTGCCCGTCGACAACTTCTCCGTCCGCTGGTCGGTCACCCGGGACTTCGGCTCCGGCGGCCCCTTCACGTTCGCCGCCGAGACCCAGGACGGCATCCGGGTCAACCTCGATGGCGTCCGCAAGATCGACCTCTGGAAGAACGTCTCCACCAACCAGAAGGCGACCGTCAACCTCACGGTCCCGGCGGGCAAGCACACCATCTCGGTGTACTACGCGGCTTGGACCGGCACGGCCAACGTGAAGTTCGCCTACGCGCCCCGGACCTCGGCGACCGTCGACAAGGTCCGCCCGCTCGCGCCCAGCGTCTTCTACGCCTCGCACGACCCCGGCCTGGGGAAGACGACGGTGTACTGGAACGCGAACAAAGAAATGGACCTCGCCGGGTACAGCGTCCACCGGCGGCCCAGCACCTCCACCACCTGGACCCGGGTCAGCGGCACCGCCCTGTTGACCACGCGGTCGTACGTGGACAACACGCCGCCCACGGGCCAGTCCTACGTCTACGAGGTACGGGCACGGGACAAGGCGGGCAACGAGTCGGCCGGCAGCAACGACTGGACCGTCTACACCCTCGACCGGACCGCCCCCGCCACCCCGACGGGCGTCACCGTCTCCACCGACAACAACCAGAACACGCTCCACTGGCGGGCGGCGGCCGACGCCGTGCGGTACGAGGTGGAGGCGGCCGACCAGCCCACAGGGCCGTTCACCGTGCTTCCGTCCCACACGGGCGGGCCGATCACCGGGCTGTCCTACTGGGACGGGTCGGCGCCCCTCGGCGTTCCGCGGTACTACCGCGTCCGTGCCTTCGACGCCGTCGAGCTCCCCTCGGCGTACTCCGCCGTCGTGAGCGGGAACAGGATCGACAGCACCCCGCCGCCGGCGCCGACGGACCTGCGCGGCGTCGCGGAGGTCGACGCCACCGTCCTCTCCTGGGACATGGCCGGGGCCCTCGACGTCGACATCGCCTATTACGGGGGCTACCGGGTCTACCGTTCACCCGGCACCGCCCTCGATCCTGCAGACCTCACCCGCGTCGCCTGCGACCCGTCCGAGGTGCCGGGATCGGAGCCGATCAGAATCAGTTGCACGGACCAGGACATGGCCCCGGGCAGCCACCACACGTACGCCGTCACGGCCGTCGACCCGGTGGGCAACGAGTCGCCGCTGTCGGCCCCGATCACCGTCCGCAGCGGCGACAGGGTCGCGCCCGCGCCGGTCGTCGACCTGGAGGCCACCCCGCGCGCCGATGGCATGCTGCTGACGTGGAAGCCCCCGGCCGACGACGACGTCGTCGGCTACCTGGCGTACCAGGGCGTCACCCGGGCGGACGGCACCATTGCCTGGAGCAGCTGCTCGGACGGTACGAGCAACCCCCTGGCCATGGTCTGCTCCGACGTGCCGGACGGGCAGGCCCGCGTGTACGCGGTGATCGCGATGGACCGCTGGACCAACTTCCTTTCCCTGTACGGCCCGGACATCACCAAGGTCTCGGCGAGCGAGCTCGACCTCCGACCGTCCGTGAACGTCACCGACGACTGGAACCTGTCGGGCTACCTCGCCTGGTCGGACGTCACCACGAGCGCGCCCTCCCTCGGCTGGGGCTGCTTCCAGGCCGAGTCGTGCGCACAGATCACCGGCTACCGGCTGAGCCGCTGGAACCCGGCCACGAAGGCGTACGAACCGCTCCACACGGGGCTGCTGCCCGCCACGAACACCGGTTTCGTGGACCGGACGACGGTGCCTGGGCAGACGTACTTCTACACCTTCCAGGCGCTGCGCGCCGACGGCACCACGGTCGCGACACACCTGCTGTCCACGGTGCGGCCCGCGCTCGTCTGA
- a CDS encoding cobalamin biosynthesis protein CobG — MLAAMPPTPPPTPEPGEPRIRDRGDACPGALRLHPADDGRLARLRLPAGRLTARQAEVLARAAETLGDGRISITSRGNAELRGLGEGCGAELAELLAGAGLLPSPTHERVRNIVASPGAGLDGLGRADVQLWARELDAALCAEPRAASLSGRFLFLLDDGRGDVAGLGGDVSLIAGQDGSALLRLGSRGFRLAAGDAVRAALAAALAFLDAAEAAGNGAWRPHELPDEHVPDWAGALARAGITAEPVPVPPLPASRPPAPGPLGEHSLHVLAPLGRLTAAQLRALLPADELRLTPWRGVVVVETPTDRPTDPATDLAATDPAPTHPDRLRDLEAHGLITRPDAPGAGVTACTGRPGCAKSLADVRADALAAPPGPLPVHFSGCARRCGHPYGAWINVLATGDDSYLVDGVPTPRTSLTAAVAAARGLPTHTR; from the coding sequence ATGCTCGCCGCCATGCCGCCCACCCCACCCCCGACGCCCGAACCGGGCGAACCTCGCATACGGGATCGTGGCGACGCCTGCCCCGGGGCGCTGCGCCTGCATCCCGCCGACGACGGGCGCCTCGCCCGACTGCGCCTGCCCGCCGGGCGATTGACGGCACGTCAGGCTGAGGTCCTGGCCCGTGCCGCCGAGACCCTCGGCGACGGACGGATCAGCATCACCTCGCGCGGCAACGCGGAGCTGCGCGGCCTCGGCGAGGGCTGCGGGGCGGAGCTGGCGGAGCTCCTGGCCGGGGCCGGCCTGCTGCCCTCCCCCACCCACGAGCGCGTCCGCAACATCGTGGCCTCGCCCGGCGCGGGACTCGACGGACTCGGCCGCGCGGACGTGCAGTTGTGGGCGCGTGAACTGGACGCCGCCCTGTGCGCCGAACCCCGGGCCGCGTCCCTTTCGGGACGGTTCCTGTTCCTCCTCGACGACGGGCGCGGGGACGTCGCCGGACTCGGCGGCGATGTGAGCTTGATCGCAGGACAGGACGGGTCCGCGCTGCTGCGACTCGGCTCCCGGGGCTTCCGCCTCGCCGCCGGCGACGCCGTACGGGCCGCCCTCGCCGCCGCCCTCGCGTTCCTCGACGCCGCCGAGGCCGCCGGAAACGGGGCCTGGCGGCCGCACGAACTGCCCGACGAGCACGTCCCCGACTGGGCCGGGGCCCTGGCGCGGGCCGGGATCACGGCGGAGCCCGTACCCGTACCGCCGCTTCCCGCGTCCCGGCCGCCCGCGCCCGGCCCGCTCGGCGAACACTCCCTGCACGTCCTCGCCCCCCTCGGCCGGCTGACCGCCGCGCAACTGCGGGCCCTGCTGCCCGCCGACGAACTCCGGCTCACGCCCTGGCGGGGGGTGGTCGTGGTGGAAACCCCCACCGACCGGCCGACGGACCCGGCGACGGACCTTGCGGCGACGGACCCGGCGCCCACCCACCCGGACCGGCTCCGGGACCTGGAGGCGCACGGCCTCATCACCCGTCCCGACGCGCCCGGCGCCGGGGTCACCGCCTGCACCGGACGCCCCGGCTGCGCCAAGTCCCTCGCCGACGTCCGGGCCGACGCCCTCGCCGCGCCCCCGGGGCCGCTGCCCGTGCACTTCTCCGGATGCGCGCGCCGCTGCGGACACCCGTACGGCGCCTGGATCAACGTCCTCGCCACCGGCGACGACAGCTACCTGGTGGACGGCGTCCCCACCCCCCGTACCTCCCTGACCGCAGCAGTCGCGGCGGCCCGTGGCCTGCCCACCCACACGAGATGA
- a CDS encoding precorrin-8X methylmutase — MSESNRMFDYEKDGTEIYRRSFATIRAEADLAGLPADVAQVAVRMIHACGMTDLVQDIAYSPQVVANAREALRAGAPVLCDAQMVASGVTRKRLPADNEVLCALSDPAVPGLAAELGTTRSAAALELWRDRLEGSVVAIGNAPTALFHLLEMIAKGAGKPAAVLGIPVGFIGAAESKDALAENTLGLDYLVVRGRRGGSAMTAAAINALAHEAEIQA, encoded by the coding sequence ATGAGCGAGAGCAACAGGATGTTCGACTACGAGAAGGACGGGACGGAGATCTACCGCCGGTCCTTTGCCACGATCCGCGCCGAGGCGGACCTCGCGGGCCTGCCCGCCGACGTCGCCCAGGTGGCGGTCCGGATGATCCACGCCTGCGGCATGACCGACCTCGTGCAGGACATCGCGTACTCCCCCCAGGTCGTCGCGAACGCCCGCGAGGCCCTCCGCGCCGGCGCGCCCGTCCTCTGCGACGCCCAGATGGTCGCCAGCGGCGTCACCCGCAAGCGCCTCCCCGCCGACAACGAGGTGCTCTGCGCCCTCTCCGACCCGGCCGTGCCGGGCCTCGCCGCCGAGCTGGGCACCACCCGCTCCGCCGCCGCCCTCGAACTGTGGCGGGACCGCCTCGAAGGCTCCGTCGTCGCCATCGGCAACGCCCCGACCGCCCTCTTCCACCTCCTGGAGATGATCGCGAAGGGCGCGGGGAAGCCCGCCGCCGTCCTCGGCATCCCGGTCGGCTTCATCGGCGCCGCCGAGTCCAAGGACGCACTCGCCGAGAACACCCTCGGCCTCGACTACCTGGTCGTACGGGGCCGGCGCGGCGGCAGCGCGATGACGGCCGCCGCGATCAACGCCCTCGCCCACGAAGCGGAGATCCAGGCATGA
- a CDS encoding cobalt-precorrin-6A reductase — MHVLVLGGTTEARALAGLLHGEVRVTSSLAGRVASPRLPAGEVRIGGFGGVDGLVEWMAGHAVDAVIDATHPFAERISFNAARAAATVHVPLLALRRPGWVPGEGDDWRSVASLEEAARALDGLGDRVFLTTGRMGLAAFAACPQWFLVRSVDAPDAPVPARTEVLLDRGPFALEGERELLVRHRIDVVVTKDSGGAATAPKLTAAREAGLPVVVVRRPPVPSGVPVAATPEEAAAWVLRG, encoded by the coding sequence GTGCACGTACTCGTTCTCGGCGGGACCACCGAGGCCCGCGCCCTCGCCGGACTGCTGCACGGCGAGGTCCGGGTCACCAGCTCCCTCGCGGGCCGGGTCGCGAGCCCCCGGCTGCCGGCCGGGGAGGTCCGGATCGGCGGGTTCGGGGGCGTCGACGGTCTCGTGGAGTGGATGGCGGGGCACGCCGTGGACGCGGTCATCGACGCCACCCATCCCTTCGCCGAGCGGATCAGCTTCAACGCGGCCCGGGCGGCCGCCACCGTCCATGTTCCCCTGTTGGCGCTGCGCCGTCCCGGGTGGGTCCCGGGGGAGGGGGACGACTGGCGTTCCGTGGCGTCCCTGGAGGAGGCGGCCCGGGCCCTGGACGGTCTGGGTGACCGGGTGTTCCTGACGACCGGCCGCATGGGCCTGGCGGCCTTCGCCGCCTGCCCGCAGTGGTTCCTGGTCCGCTCGGTGGACGCCCCGGACGCCCCGGTGCCGGCCCGTACGGAGGTCCTTCTGGACCGGGGCCCGTTCGCCCTGGAGGGCGAGCGGGAGCTGCTCGTACGGCACCGGATCGACGTGGTGGTGACGAAGGACAGCGGGGGCGCGGCGACCGCCCCGAAACTGACGGCGGCCCGCGAGGCGGGCCTCCCGGTCGTGGTGGTCCGCCGCCCTCCGGTCCCGTCCGGCGTCCCGGTGGCGGCGACCCCGGAGGAGGCCGCCGCGTGGGTGCTGCGGGGGTGA